A section of the Pseudomonas flavescens genome encodes:
- a CDS encoding aspartate aminotransferase family protein — MTAPKHSTQQYQALDAAHHIHAFLDQKTLNEKGALVIAKGHGLNLWDTDGKRYLDGMSGLWCTALGYGRADLNAAASRQLEELPYYNLFFHTTHPRVVELSELLFSLLPEHYSHAIYTNSGSEANEVLIRSVRRYWQILGKPQKKVMIGRWNGYHGSTLGSTALGGMGFMHEMGGMLPDFAHIGEPHYFVEGGELSEEAFGLKAARELEAKILELGAENVAAFVAEPFQGAGGMIFPPASYWAEVQRICRQYDVLLCADEVIGGFGRTGEWFSHQHFGFEPDTLTIAKGLTSGYIPMGGLVFSARMAEVLVQQGGLFAHGLTYAGHPVAAAVAIANLTALRDEKIVETVKTDTGPYLHKLLRETFGGHPLIGDIQGVGLVAALQFAEDKGTRKRFANENDIAWHCRTVGFDEGLIIRSTLGRIIMAPALVATHAELDELVEKTRRAVDRTGRELNLL; from the coding sequence ATGACCGCCCCGAAACACAGCACGCAGCAATACCAGGCGCTGGATGCGGCCCACCACATCCATGCTTTTCTCGACCAGAAAACGCTGAACGAGAAGGGTGCTCTGGTGATCGCCAAGGGGCACGGCCTGAACCTGTGGGATACCGATGGCAAACGCTATCTGGATGGCATGTCCGGGCTGTGGTGCACTGCGCTCGGCTATGGGCGTGCCGACCTGAATGCCGCTGCCAGTCGGCAGCTCGAAGAGCTGCCTTACTACAACCTGTTCTTTCACACCACGCACCCGCGGGTCGTGGAACTCTCCGAGCTGCTCTTCAGCCTGCTCCCAGAGCACTACAGCCATGCCATCTATACCAACTCCGGTTCCGAGGCCAACGAGGTACTGATTCGCAGTGTGCGGCGTTACTGGCAGATTCTCGGCAAGCCGCAGAAGAAGGTGATGATCGGCCGCTGGAACGGTTACCACGGTTCGACCCTGGGCAGCACCGCGCTCGGCGGCATGGGCTTCATGCACGAGATGGGCGGCATGCTGCCGGACTTCGCCCATATCGGTGAGCCGCACTATTTCGTCGAAGGCGGCGAGCTGAGCGAGGAGGCGTTTGGCCTCAAGGCCGCCCGCGAGCTCGAGGCGAAGATCCTCGAGCTGGGCGCGGAAAACGTCGCCGCCTTCGTGGCCGAGCCCTTTCAGGGTGCCGGCGGCATGATCTTCCCACCGGCCAGTTACTGGGCCGAGGTACAGCGCATCTGCCGTCAGTACGACGTATTGCTGTGTGCCGATGAAGTGATCGGTGGCTTCGGCCGCACGGGCGAGTGGTTCTCCCATCAGCATTTCGGTTTTGAGCCGGACACGCTGACCATCGCCAAGGGGCTGACCAGTGGTTACATCCCCATGGGTGGTCTGGTGTTCAGTGCGCGGATGGCTGAGGTGCTGGTGCAGCAGGGTGGCCTGTTCGCTCATGGCCTGACCTATGCCGGGCACCCGGTGGCGGCGGCAGTGGCCATCGCCAACCTCACTGCGCTGCGTGACGAGAAGATCGTCGAAACGGTGAAAACCGACACCGGCCCCTACCTGCACAAACTGCTGCGAGAGACCTTTGGCGGGCATCCGCTGATCGGCGATATCCAGGGTGTCGGCCTGGTTGCCGCGTTGCAGTTCGCCGAAGACAAAGGCACGCGCAAACGTTTCGCCAACGAGAACGATATCGCCTGGCACTGCCGCACCGTGGGTTTCGATGAGGGCCTGATCATTCGCTCGACCCTCGGCCGGATTATCATGGCGCCAGCGCTGGTCGCCACTCATGCAGAACTGGATGAGCTGGTGGAGAAGACCCGCCGTGCGGTGGATCGAACCGGTCGTGAACTGAATCTGCTGTAA